The Comamonas sp. GB3 AK4-5 genome includes a region encoding these proteins:
- a CDS encoding PolC-type DNA polymerase III, with amino-acid sequence MPQRIAILDFETTGMSPAHGARAAEVGIVLIEGGRIVDRYQSLMHTGQHMPWNITQLTGITSAMLQTAPPAEAVMREAAAFVGSAPLVAHNASFDSKFWVDELQRAGCEAPHAFACTVLLSRRLYPEAPSHSLGRIVRHLDLPPADKAHRALADAEMTAHLLLRMQADLQRRWHIPKADHALLQQLQICPKKHMGTLLQRLSDAHIQPALF; translated from the coding sequence ATGCCCCAGCGCATTGCCATTCTGGACTTTGAAACCACGGGCATGAGCCCGGCCCATGGCGCGCGGGCGGCCGAGGTGGGCATTGTGTTGATCGAGGGCGGCCGCATTGTGGACCGCTACCAGAGCCTGATGCATACCGGCCAGCACATGCCCTGGAACATCACCCAGCTCACCGGCATCACCAGCGCCATGCTGCAAACCGCACCGCCGGCCGAGGCCGTGATGCGCGAGGCCGCCGCCTTTGTGGGCAGTGCGCCCCTGGTGGCCCACAACGCTTCTTTCGACAGCAAGTTCTGGGTGGATGAGCTGCAGCGCGCCGGCTGCGAAGCCCCCCATGCCTTTGCCTGCACCGTGCTGCTGTCGCGGCGCCTGTATCCCGAGGCGCCCAGCCATTCCCTGGGCCGCATCGTGCGCCACCTGGACTTGCCCCCCGCCGACAAGGCCCACCGCGCCCTGGCCGACGCTGAAATGACGGCCCATTTGCTGCTGCGCATGCAGGCCGACCTGCAGCGCCGCTGGCATATTCCCAAAGCCGATCACGCCCTGCTGCAACAGCTGCAGATCTGCCCCAAAAAACATATGGGCACGTTGCTGCAGCGGCTGTCCGATGCACATATCCAGCCTGCGCTTTTTTGA
- a CDS encoding L-lactate permease: protein MYLLLSALPVVVVIVALVCGARSLYAALGGVLAAACGVALAFPLRLAQAGQAMDMWLPVLVEVVLIVGGGLLLSEVLRVAGAQKALAQWVLGQTGSGVGAVLLVVHGVTPFAESLTGFGIGITIGIPLLAHYGLPARKVAVIGLLGLCAVPWGSMGPGTLIAATMAGLPLDALGLASAWVSAIPFVLTGAVAAWLASAPGERGQAVLQGVGSGLLLTAAVALANAVVGTPPAGALGALTMIVLFLWLARRRNRGGPKPAALPSLGWRALQAYGVLLGGVLLAGVVVRALQWTGMGHLLASPALWLFVAALWFARGRPGSEVGQRVLCSWGQVAPVTGLFIVLGVLMAVSGMAAQLAHALDQGGSLYVFAAPFVGALGGFVTGSNTGANAMFAAPQAEIAQALGVAVLPFMAVHNVSASLLLMASPGKIEMACHLAPEGALAQRRLVQRQVLLVDMAAVAVMAMLNVMLALR from the coding sequence ATGTATCTGCTGCTCAGTGCACTGCCCGTCGTGGTCGTGATTGTGGCCTTGGTCTGCGGTGCCCGTTCGCTGTATGCGGCCTTGGGGGGCGTGTTGGCGGCTGCATGCGGCGTGGCCCTGGCTTTCCCGCTCAGGCTGGCCCAGGCGGGCCAGGCCATGGACATGTGGCTACCCGTGCTGGTGGAGGTGGTGTTGATTGTCGGCGGTGGTCTGCTGCTGTCCGAGGTGTTGCGGGTGGCGGGGGCGCAGAAGGCCTTGGCGCAGTGGGTGCTGGGGCAGACCGGCTCGGGCGTGGGGGCGGTGCTGCTGGTGGTGCATGGCGTCACGCCGTTTGCCGAGTCCCTCACGGGCTTTGGCATAGGCATCACCATCGGCATTCCGTTGCTGGCGCATTACGGCTTGCCGGCGCGCAAGGTGGCGGTGATCGGGCTGCTGGGCCTGTGCGCCGTGCCCTGGGGGTCCATGGGGCCGGGCACCTTGATTGCCGCCACCATGGCCGGGTTGCCGCTGGATGCCCTGGGCCTGGCCTCGGCCTGGGTCAGCGCCATTCCTTTTGTGCTGACCGGTGCCGTGGCAGCCTGGCTGGCCAGTGCGCCGGGCGAGCGAGGGCAGGCCGTGTTGCAGGGCGTGGGCTCCGGCCTGTTGCTGACGGCGGCGGTGGCCTTGGCCAATGCCGTGGTGGGTACGCCGCCAGCGGGTGCCTTGGGCGCGCTGACCATGATTGTGCTGTTTCTGTGGCTGGCGCGGCGCCGCAACCGGGGTGGGCCAAAGCCTGCTGCCCTGCCTTCCCTGGGCTGGCGGGCATTGCAGGCCTATGGTGTGTTGCTGGGTGGGGTGCTGTTGGCTGGCGTGGTGGTGCGTGCCCTGCAATGGACAGGTATGGGGCATTTGCTGGCCTCGCCCGCGCTGTGGCTGTTTGTGGCGGCGCTGTGGTTTGCGCGCGGCCGCCCGGGCAGCGAGGTGGGGCAGCGCGTGCTGTGCTCCTGGGGGCAGGTGGCGCCGGTCACCGGCTTGTTCATTGTGCTGGGCGTGCTGATGGCGGTGTCCGGCATGGCGGCCCAGCTGGCCCATGCGCTGGACCAGGGCGGCAGCCTGTATGTGTTTGCTGCTCCCTTTGTGGGAGCGCTGGGTGGCTTTGTGACGGGCTCCAACACGGGCGCCAATGCCATGTTTGCAGCACCCCAGGCCGAGATTGCCCAGGCGCTGGGCGTGGCCGTGCTGCCCTTTATGGCGGTGCACAACGTCAGCGCCTCGCTATTGCTGATGGCCTCGCCCGGTAAGATTGAGATGGCCTGTCATCTGGCGCCGGAGGGGGCTTTGGCACAGCGCCGGCTGGTGCAGCGGCAGGTGCTGTTGGTGGATATGGCGGCCGTGGCGGTGATGGCCATGTTGAATGTGATGCTCGCGCTGCGTTGA
- a CDS encoding helix-turn-helix domain-containing protein, producing MNTAESEPDVQFGLAVRARRAQLGITLDQLATASGVSPGALSRVERGLLSVSLRNAMAIARGLDCELSELVQQPVAQVTRAGDYLRFVDDNTGVERLALAQPTPGIRLLQYSLPPGATSSHFAAHRTGTREVFHILAGQVRVWSGTESTLLQAGDTATLVMDTEHHFRNEGEIAASLMLLVISPGG from the coding sequence TTGAACACCGCCGAATCCGAACCCGATGTGCAATTTGGCCTGGCCGTGCGTGCGCGCCGGGCGCAGCTGGGCATCACCCTCGACCAGCTGGCCACGGCCAGCGGCGTCTCCCCCGGCGCGCTGTCGCGGGTGGAGCGCGGCCTGCTCAGCGTGAGCCTGCGCAATGCCATGGCGATTGCCCGGGGGCTGGACTGCGAGCTCAGCGAACTGGTGCAGCAGCCCGTGGCCCAGGTCACGCGGGCCGGCGACTATCTGCGCTTTGTGGACGACAACACGGGCGTGGAGCGGCTGGCCCTGGCCCAGCCCACGCCGGGCATCAGGCTGCTGCAGTACAGCCTGCCGCCGGGTGCAACCTCCAGCCATTTCGCTGCCCACCGCACGGGCACACGCGAGGTGTTCCACATCCTGGCAGGCCAGGTGCGGGTGTGGAGCGGCACGGAATCCACGCTGCTGCAGGCCGGAGACACCGCCACCTTGGTGATGGACACCGAGCACCATTTCCGCAATGAAGGCGAGATAGCCGCCAGCCTGATGCTGCTGGTGATCAGCCCGGGCGGCTAA